The segment GTTATATATTGAAGTTTATtatactgtaaatatatttcttcCACTAGTTTTATATTGGTATTGTTTAAGGAATAGGTTTCTAATTGGTTGTACGATAAATCAAGAACTTGTATTGATCCAGACCCACTGAATGCATTTGTTTCCAAAACCATGAGATTACTGTATGACGAGTTAAATGTTTTCAATGACTTCATACCATTAAGTGCACCGTCTTTAATCGTGTTAGCATGAGTATAAGACAAATCGAGAACAGTAGATGAAACTAGTCCTTTAAAAAATTGTGAAGGTATTACAGTTAAAATAGGGTTATTGtttaactttaatatttttaatttatttaagtgttCAAAAGACTGCATTTCAACTTCCTCGATTCTGTTATGAGATAAATctacaatttgtacattttttaagtaaacaaatatatcttttgatatttttttaatcttattattgtTGATATAAAAGTAGGAGAGGTTTTGCATATTCGACGTGTCAAATTCTATATTTTGCAATTGGTTGTATGAGAGATCAAGATCTGTTAACAGttcgagtttgaaaaatgtcattttatgtATTTTGGATATGGAATttttactaaaatttaaacattCAAATTGCCCCTCAAATAGGTCAGGACCTAGCTCAGTAACGTTAGCTCCACTCAAATCAAGTTTTCTTATGAAAATTCCTTGAAATGTGTTTTTGGTCAAATACCCTGAAATTGGATTATcatcaattttaaaatatagaaTGTGTTTTCCCTCAAATGCTGCCGGTTCAATTTTAGAAATCATATTCAATGAGATATCCAGTGATTGTAGGTTAAAATTATGCTGAAataaactttttgtaataatattaattttattactgcTTAAATCCAATTTCCTTAATGCAACCATTGTATTAAACGTAGTGTCTTCAAAACCAACTAAATTATTCCaacttaaattaagtttttcCAACATGGACATATTGTTAAAATTGCTCGTCTctatgtttgttaaatagttgTGATCTAACAACAattcttttatatttgttaatcTTGCAAAAACGACACCTATTTTAGTTAGTTCGTTATCTGAGATGTACAGTGTTTGGAGATGTATTAAGCCTTCAAATGTATGTTCACCGAAACTTTTGATATAATTGTGGGATAGATTTAAGTGAAGTAGATTTGGAAATCGACTGAAATAGTTATCGGGTATAGCTTTAATAGCATTATGACTCAAATCTATTGTATGTACTTGACTGACACCAGCGACAGTAGTTCTCTCATAATCTTCTAAATCCGCGATTTGATTGCAGGATACATTAAGGACTTTTAAGCTGATCAGTTTCGAGAATGCTTCTAAATTTATCAATTCTATCGTATTTTGTGAAAGATCTATCGTTTTTaccttgtttaaataaaaaaatactcctGGAACCGAATTCATTTTTCCGTTTGTTATCGATAGGGTATGTATACGTTCGTTTAGTTGGTAAATCAAGTTGAATGGGTTGAAAGAATGTGTTTCGTCGATATTGTCTGCTTTGAAGTAGATAATGTAGTCTTCGTTGAAACCGTAGGCATAATCATTGTAGTCGTGCTGAATGCAGGACCAGTCTGTGACTAGATTTAACCCTGGCTCAAAGTCGTATGAACAGGATAGTTCAGCTTCACAAACTCGTCGTTCTAAGTCATTAAGCTCGCAGCCTCCGTCGACTAATTCACTTGCTGCTACAAGAGTTATTAGAAATATGATCCTTTTCGCTATTTTGTAAtctgaaatgaaataataataattttaggtaattaaaataagctagctattttttgattttctttctaaactaaatataaCCAATTGTATCATTAACTACAATGTTAAATACTCTCTTATCGAAATTATTTGCGTGGGCTGTCAGTTTATCGTAGCCTTCTAATTTATACCAGCGACTCATATAGCAGAATGTGAAATAATatctagtacctacctaattatgAAAACTTCAAACGtggtaacaaaataaacagGTAATGGCTAAAAAAGTTTCGAAAAATTGGCATGTTTCCTGTGGACAACATAGTTAACGATTTGGGTACATTTTAGGTACTACTGCAAAAGAGCACACCCACTTTGTAATTGGAATTCATTCATACATAAAGTGGGTATGTACTTATACAGCTGGGTGTACAACTGTACATTTTAACAGGCTTCAAAATAGGCATTTTAGTCAATTTATTATGTTAAGTAAGTCCACAAGAAAATCTTAGTATAACGCTATATcataatatagtacattacgatacaagtgcgaaaaataggaaattcgaacatgtatcgtacaacgttttacagtacatatggccctttaaatgttcgacacagtaacgtaatatgctacttctcgcactagtgctataaagtagccccatatgtactgtaaaagaagtTTTTGACACTAATGTCAAACgtattattgtatttaaatgccattttattttttccttaatgAGTTTTGGAGAccatacctcatacatcaagcTCCGAGTTCAGGACCTTAAACATTTCTTAAAAATACGAAACTGAGTGGGAATCCACATTTTGCGCTACTTTGGATAGAATAGAAATACATACTTTGAACTTACCCATTTTTGAAAAGCCTCTTCACACGTTTTCTGCATATAGGACactatttgtattatttttaattaaaatatacttttaaaccGTTTCTCGcgtttttctatatttttaaaggAACATATTACCAATATATGCGGAATCGTAGGCAGTTGGTATGGCACTGGTGGCTTCCTTTTTTACATACACATTAATCTCGGCGTTATCATTTAGTCGTAGGAAACCGATACGGAACCGCAACATACACATGAGAACGGATACAAGCATAcctatatacaattataaataatgccgtgcataatatgta is part of the Cydia pomonella isolate Wapato2018A chromosome 18, ilCydPomo1, whole genome shotgun sequence genome and harbors:
- the LOC133527931 gene encoding chaoptin-like → MDYKIAKRIIFLITLVAASELVDGGCELNDLERRVCEAELSCSYDFEPGLNLVTDWSCIQHDYNDYAYGFNEDYIIYFKADNIDETHSFNPFNLIYQLNERIHTLSITNGKMNSVPGVFFYLNKVKTIDLSQNTIELINLEAFSKLISLKVLNVSCNQIADLEDYERTTVAGVSQVHTIDLSHNAIKAIPDNYFSRFPNLLHLNLSHNYIKSFGEHTFEGLIHLQTLYISDNELTKIGVVFARLTNIKELLLDHNYLTNIETSNFNNMSMLEKLNLSWNNLVGFEDTTFNTMVALRKLDLSSNKINIITKSLFQHNFNLQSLDISLNMISKIEPAAFEGKHILYFKIDDNPISGYLTKNTFQGIFIRKLDLSGANVTELGPDLFEGQFECLNFSKNSISKIHKMTFFKLELLTDLDLSYNQLQNIEFDTSNMQNLSYFYINNNKIKKISKDIFVYLKNVQIVDLSHNRIEEVEMQSFEHLNKLKILKLNNNPILTVIPSQFFKGLVSSTVLDLSYTHANTIKDGALNGMKSLKTFNSSYSNLMVLETNAFSGSGSIQVLDLSYNQLETYSLNNTNIKLVEEIYLQYNKLQYITDKTFLDLSDLRLLTLKGNNLIKIENNAFRNLRNLLKIDISANQEVVFNSSMFSGLQSLSVVLLCNITSRFNLGDIVNTSIAGFDLSFCNITDINYVLVNPIITLERLKLASNKISSINKSSFQKLRQLSWIDVSYNQISIIQPGSFSDNEDLSVLDLSCNLLSSLMFGVFDGLVNLNTLDLSSNLLHSFSASIFHNTPRVRLVYLENNLIENLDFYQFANENIREIYLGGNLIPCDSLTKLKKISHTFAVKARNEIYDTENVDGITCKGINNDMNKTHLNDTALTPISTGYMNEFQSAVETILNRSESYSIEKFLEVLNKTETKNNAFVEKLMNSNHQVTGGIYRILENIQEYLKSQNSVSVDSHPPRTDDLDAVKEVHFKKQIMFKEDEHDAQSNADLNSKELKYPLYFIATCLAVLLCMVILSFVFLFFRLRSTGNLAYNNNLSCSSQPISNMMEME